Proteins from a genomic interval of Rhizoctonia solani chromosome 12, complete sequence:
- a CDS encoding Retrotransposable element Tf2 protein: MAICIWPPRASQTLSYNVEQGIFQLAEEKPRVLTAYLPSELCPWSAVVKNKEEDKGKEGKEGMEGKEGKGEDEDKDKCKDRDKDHSGKGKGNYSPRRFTIPSTRSGVPHPYSRPSSRSSQRSIPSHSQPASRSTSPAPQDLPRMEPEPSPAALLEAITALTATVGSLQDQIRAQSQQITELRAICKETADLLGDKDQGATQAKPGPSTGPVTPPTHLGGETHTPGTVRPGLKAPFRPSRGTGFDSEEEEEPRRAPKKEPRGTPRSLSSLTPFDAGSSTKRPKMDLPDPYKGDTRGRKATQWLDRMLLWVALHRDQFDEEEQMVVWILYHMTDKAADWALPLIGTIIKGEGNPPTTIPALTAKFKEAFADPDAKRAAARKIAALTQSTTTAEYVTEFRNLMAELDWNTEAFIAQFTRGLHWKVKELLSTKDNIPNDDLEAIFAASVKIDNIRWENKENRPKKASTKAPVAATTSTTTTQRVRLSEDPNYVTPEERDRRRASGLCVKCGQKGHGIKQCPNGWKATIKEEAKPPTQKMDTLVDSFEFVSLALDSNKKPLLFINLYVQNSPAEPLRTLIDSGATSNFISPSVVEKLKIPKTQLKNPRVVRMLDGTISQTGCIWHQVQLTVLANGHTHSIPFLVCPIGNTPAILGMTWLTAEAPLIDWQQGSITFPEQVQIASEEEADSNPLADLPEQYHEFAKVFGKEEFKVLPPHREYDIAIDLVPDAKLSPGPIYGMTDAESKALKQHIDEELATGKIRPSTSSAGAPVMFVKKADGSLRLVVDYRKLNDVTHKNVYPLPRQDDLMAKLRHAKIFTKLDLWWGYNNVRIKEGDEWKTAFRTKYGLFEYLVMPFGLTNAPAAFQHFMNDLFRDLIDVTVVIYLDDILIFSEDPKDHPTHVREVLSRLMKNQLFCKLSKCHFHVTTVDYLGIVISPSGFSMDQKKIDAVTSWPTPKTVKQVQAFLGFVNYLRRFIPNFSSVARPLHNLTKKETPWSWGNLEEEAFQELKSLVTWSPVLIHSNPDLPYYLETDASGVAMGAILSQRGEDNRLHPVAYMSKSFSGAEANYDTHDKELLAIIKALEEWRIFLEATDKPIQVFTDHRNLEYWMQARTFNRRHARWRVFLSDFNFEIHYCPGKQSGKLDALSRRSDYVDTPQEPEVMLPAEVFANTSEEELEIVTEIRSKLKEDPSIKPIIQFLTEDADIAPPSIQKAYRDYNWEEDLLWYRGKLVVPDSEPLKERLLREFHDSPLAGHPGQQRTLELISRNYWWPGMKSSAKEWVECCPVCQANQRAHAPVIALKPLEVPPYPFHTILYDFITGFPKSQGHDAILVVIDSFSKFGHFIPTSKKVTSKGLADLFVKHVWKLHGLPIRTVSDQGTTFTGKFLRALYQRLGIKPSFSSAYHPESDGQTERVNQFIEFYLRSYVAADHSDWATWLPLAEYAYNNAKHASTGKTPFELVYGRNPVMNPSNVPANVPEADEVANTLAREWKEAKSALRLSKERMTRNQGTIPEYLVGEKVWLDGKNVELRTNSNKLDPKRLGPFEITEKISSHAYRLKLPDTLKIHDVFYVGLLSKSHESPSQPFPERPPPETIEGEEEYEVEQIIDSKRQQGKWFYLIKWKGYGPEDNSWEPEELLENSQEEIQRFNKLRMKKARDSAKSL; encoded by the exons tccccacccatactcccgtccttcCTCTCGCTCCTCTcaacgttccattccatcccactcccaaccggcctctcgcagcacatctcccgctccgcaagacttgcccaggatggaaccagagccgtcccctgccgctctcctcgaggctatcacagccctcaccgccacagtcgggtcccttcaggaccaaatccgcgcccagagccaacaaatcactgaactcagggccatatgcaaggagaccgcagACCTCCTCGGGGATAAGGACCAAGGAGCcacccaagccaagcctggcccatcgactgggcctgtcactcctcccacccacttggggggggaaacccacactccaggaacggttagacctggactcaaggccccctttcgcccatcaaggggcacaggcttcgactcagaagaggaagaagaacccaggcgagctcccaaaaaagagcctcgcggaacgcctaggagcctaagctccctcacccccttcgacGCGGGATCCAGCACCaagcggcccaaaatggacctCCCGGACCCTTACAAAGGCGATACTAGGGGCCGCaaagccacccaatggctggaccgAATGCTCCTCTGGGTGGCCCTACACAGGGATCAatttgatgaggaggagcagatggtcgtgtggatactctaccacatgaccgaTAAGGCAGCcgactgggcgctccccctCATTGGGACCAttatcaagggagaagggaaTCCCCCCActaccatcccggccttaacggccaaattcaaggaggcatttgcaGATCCCGATGccaagagggcggccgccaggaagattgccgcacTAACTCAGTCCACGACCACGGCTGAGTATGTAaccgagttccgcaatctcatggcggagcttgactggaacactgaggcattcattgcccagttcacgcgcggtcttcactggaaggtgaaggaactcctgtccaccaaggacaatatccccaacgacgaccttgaggctatatttgctgcctcggtcaaaatagacaacatccgttgggagaacaaggagaaccgccccaaaaaggcttCCACCAAGGCCCCGGTTGCCgcgaccacttccaccaccaccactcagaGGGTCCGCTTATCAGAGGATCCTAATTACGTaacaccggaagaaagggaccgccgccgcgcatctgGGCTATGCGTCAAATGCGGACAAAAGGGCCACGGCATCAAGCAAtgccccaacggctggaaagccacaattaAGGAGGAGGCCAAG cccccgacccAAAAAATGGACACTCTAGtagatagttttgaatttgtttcTCTTGCCCttgactcaaataaaaaaccattaTTATTTATCAACCTATACGTCCAAAACTCCCCGGCAGAACCTCTCAGAACACTCATAGACTCCGGAGCAACCtcaaacttcatctccccctccgtTGTAGAAAAGttaaaaatcccaaaaacccaactcaaaaatccacgagttgtgagaatgttagatggtacgatttcccagactggttgcatttggcaccaggtccaactcacggttttggccaatggccatacacattccattcctttccttgtttgtcccattgggaacaccccggctatcttaggcatgacttggctaacggcagaagctcccctcattgactggcaacagggatcAATCACGTTCCCGGAACAGGTGcagattgcctctgaggaggaagcagactcAAACCCCCTAGCGGATCTTCCGGAAcaataccatgaatttgccaaggtctttggcaaagaagaattcaaggtgcttcccccacatagggaatatgacattgccaTAGATCTTGTCCCGGATGCTAAACTATCTCCCGGTCCCATATACGGTATGACAGATGCGGAGTCTAAAGCGCTGAAGCagcatattgatgaggaactggccacgggcaaaatccgccctagtacctcctctgCCGGCGCTCCAGtgatgtttgtcaaaaaggccgATGGATCCCTTAGATtagttgttgactaccggaagctgaatgacgtAACCCATAAGAACGTATACCCCTTACCAAGGCAggacgacctcatggccaaactcagacatgccaagatctttaccaagctagacctttggtggggttataacaacgtcaggattaaggaaggagatgagtggaagacggccttcagaaccaaatatggcctattCGAGTACTTAGTTATGCCATTCGGACTTACCAACGCACCTGCCGCattccaacactttatgaatgaCCTGTTCCgagacctcattgacgttACAGTGGTTATTTATTTGGACGAcatcttgattttctcagaggaccccaaggaccacccaactcACGTCAGGGAGGTCTTATCACGCCTGATGAAGAATCAAttattctgtaaactctccaagtgccacttccatgtcaccacaGTGGATTATCTGGGTATCGTCATCTCCCCGTCAGGTttttccatggatcaaaagaagattgatgcggtcacgtcatggcctaCCCCTAAGACAgttaaacaggtccaggcattCCTCgggtttgtcaattacctccgccgcttcattcccaatttcagttcagtagcacgccccctgcacaaccttaccaaaaaggaaaccccctggtcgtGGGGAAAccttgaggaagaagcgttcCAAGAGTTGAAATCCCTTGTCACCTGGTCACCTGTCCTTATTCACTCCAACCCGGATCTGCCCTACTACCTGGAAACCGATGCATCAGGAGTGGCTATGGGGGCAATCCTTAGTCAAAGAGGAGAAGATAACCGCTTACACCCAGTAGCTTACATGTCTAAgtcattctcaggagcagaagccaaCTACGACACTCATGATAAAGAGCTCCTGGCAataatcaaggcattggaagaatggcggatatttctagaagcaacggacaaacccaTTCAGGTTTTCACGgatcatagaaacctggagtactggatgcaggcaagaacATTCAACCGGCGGCACGCCAGATGGcgcgtattcctgagcgactttaattttgaaatccattattgcccaggaaaacagtcagggaaactGGACGCCCTGTCCAGACGGTCTGATTACGTGGACACCccccaggaaccagaagtaATGCTACcagcagaggtctttgcaaacacgtcagaagaggaactagAAATCGTCACAGAAATTCGTTCCAAACTGAAAGAAGATCCCTCGATCAAGCcaatcatccaattcctaacGGAAGATGCGGATATTGCACCTCCGTCCATCCAAAAGGCCTACAGGGACTacaattgggaagaagatttgctatggtaccgcggaaaacTGGTAGTTCCGGACTCAGAACCTCTGAAAGAGCGACTattgagggaattccatgactcccccctGGCAGgtcacccaggccaacaaaggacgCTTGAACTCATCAGCaggaactactggtggccgggAATGAAGTCTTCTgcaaaagaatgggttgaatgctgtccagtttgtcaagccaaccaacgTGCGCATGCCCCAGTGATTGCCCTAAAACCCTTGGAAGTTCCCCCTTACCCATTCCATACCATATTGTACGACTTCATCACCGGGTTTCCCAAGTCCCAGGGTCACGATGCTATCCTTGTGGTTATCGActcattctccaagtttggtcaCTTCATTCCCACGTCCAAGAAGGTCACGTCCAAGGGATTGGCGGATTTATTTGTAAAgcacgtctggaaactccatggttTGCCAATCAGAACCGTCTCGGACCAAGGAACCACGTTCACCGGCAAGTTTCTCAGGGCACTTTATCAAAGGCTGGGGATCAAACCATCCTTTTCCTCCgcttaccacccagaatcCGACGGACAGACGGAAagggtcaaccagttcattgagttctacctaaggTCATACGTAGCAGCCGACcattcagactgggccacctggctccctttggcagaataCGCGTATAACAATGCCAAACACGCGTCTACAGGAAAGACCCCCTTTGAACTAGTCTATGGAAGGAATCCAGTAATGAATCCCTCCAATGTCCcagccaacgtaccagaggcAGATGAGGTAGCAAACACACTAGCCCgcgaatggaaagaagccaagtCAGCCCTCAGGTTAAGCAAGGAACGGATGACCAGAAACCAGGGAACAATACCGGAGTATCTTGTAggggaaaaagtctggcttgATGGGAAGAACGTGGAACTCAggacaaattccaacaagTTGGATCCCAAGCGACTGGGACCATTTGAGATCAcggaaaaaatctccagccacgcctatCGATTAAAACTCCCGGATACgctgaaaatccatgatgtgttctACGTAGGGTTGCTTTCTAAAAGTCAtgaatccccaagtcaaccatttccagaacgaccccctcctgaaacaatagaaggggaagaagaatacgaagtggaacagatcattgattCCAAACGGCaacaagggaaatggttctatctaatcaaatggaagggttatggtccggaagacaattcctgggaacctgAGGAGCTCTTGGAAAACAGTCaagaggagatccaacgcttcaacaagttgcgaatgaaaaaggctcgtgactccgccaagagcctttaa